In Aliiglaciecola sp. LCG003, a genomic segment contains:
- the lysS gene encoding lysine--tRNA ligase — translation MTDIQQDENKLIAERRGKLEQIRSQCDSNGFPNSFRREFYSQNLQDEFGELGKEELETLGKVVSIAGRILAKRGPFLLLQDMTGRIQSYASKDAQKDIKARYGSLDIGDIVGVKGTLHKSGKGDLYVNMDEYQLLTKSLRPLPEKFHGLADQETKYRQRYVDLITNQQTRDTFMIRSKIVNGIRAYLTERQFMEVETPMLQVIPGGATARPFVTHHNALDIDMYLRIAPELYLKRLVVGGFERVFEINRNFRNEGLSTRHNPEFTMIEFYQAYADYNDLMNLTEDMLRTLAKDVLGTTTLTSTEKDAEGNVVSQVEYDFGQPFERLSMNDAIIKYWPEANVAAIQDPENHLDALKAMAKQLHIKEPAVDGIWGAGKYLCEIFEATAEEKLIQPTFITAYPWEVSPLARRNDKNHFVTDRFEFFVGGRELANGFSELNDPEDQAARFKKQVEEKDAGDDEAMHFDEDYIRALEYGLPPTAGEGIGIDRLVMLFTDSPTIKDVILFPHMKPEVSGE, via the coding sequence ATGACTGACATTCAACAAGATGAAAATAAATTAATCGCTGAGCGACGTGGCAAGTTGGAGCAGATTCGTAGTCAATGCGATTCCAATGGTTTTCCGAATAGTTTCCGTCGCGAGTTCTACAGTCAAAATTTGCAAGATGAGTTCGGCGAATTGGGCAAAGAAGAATTAGAAACCTTGGGGAAGGTGGTCAGTATTGCGGGGCGTATTTTAGCCAAGCGTGGTCCGTTTTTATTACTACAGGATATGACTGGACGGATCCAATCTTACGCATCTAAAGATGCCCAAAAAGATATTAAAGCCCGCTATGGAAGTTTGGATATCGGCGACATCGTTGGCGTTAAAGGTACATTGCACAAGTCTGGTAAAGGTGACCTGTATGTCAACATGGACGAATATCAACTTTTAACCAAGTCCTTGCGTCCATTGCCAGAGAAATTTCACGGTTTAGCCGATCAAGAAACTAAGTATCGCCAGCGTTATGTTGATTTGATTACCAATCAGCAAACCCGTGACACCTTTATGATCCGCAGTAAAATTGTCAATGGTATTCGTGCCTATTTGACCGAGCGTCAGTTTATGGAAGTGGAAACACCGATGTTGCAGGTTATTCCTGGTGGCGCTACTGCTCGCCCATTTGTGACCCATCATAATGCATTAGACATCGACATGTATTTACGTATTGCGCCTGAGTTGTACCTGAAACGTCTTGTTGTGGGTGGTTTTGAACGTGTGTTTGAAATCAATCGTAACTTCCGTAACGAAGGCTTATCGACTCGGCATAATCCAGAATTTACCATGATTGAATTCTATCAAGCTTATGCAGATTACAATGACTTGATGAATTTAACCGAAGACATGTTGCGCACCCTAGCTAAAGATGTACTTGGAACTACTACCCTCACCAGCACCGAAAAAGATGCTGAAGGGAATGTGGTTAGTCAGGTGGAGTATGATTTTGGCCAACCGTTCGAACGTTTGAGTATGAACGACGCCATTATCAAGTATTGGCCTGAAGCTAACGTGGCAGCCATTCAGGATCCCGAAAATCATCTTGATGCACTCAAAGCGATGGCTAAACAACTGCATATTAAAGAGCCTGCGGTTGATGGTATTTGGGGCGCTGGTAAGTATTTATGTGAGATTTTTGAAGCGACAGCGGAAGAAAAGCTCATCCAACCTACGTTCATTACGGCTTATCCGTGGGAAGTCTCGCCGTTGGCACGTCGCAACGATAAAAACCATTTTGTTACCGACCGCTTTGAGTTTTTTGTGGGGGGCCGTGAACTGGCCAATGGTTTCTCTGAGTTAAATGACCCTGAAGACCAAGCTGCGCGCTTCAAAAAGCAAGTTGAAGAAAAAGACGCTGGCGATGATGAAGCCATGCATTTTGATGAAGACTATATTCGGGCACTTGAATATGGTTTACCGCCGACTGCAGGTGAGGGGATCGGTATCGATCGTTTAGTCATGTTATTTACCGATAGCCCGACTATAAAAGACGTGATTTTATTCCCGCATATGAAACCTGAAGTTAGCGGTGAGTAA